The following coding sequences are from one Natronincola ferrireducens window:
- a CDS encoding 4Fe-4S dicluster domain-containing protein, whose amino-acid sequence MAKAKGRVEFNEDRCKGCELCTTVCPVKIVKMDKKRINVKGYHPATVEEMDKCIGCANCATICPDLVIKVERD is encoded by the coding sequence ATGGCAAAAGCAAAGGGAAGAGTAGAATTTAATGAAGACCGGTGTAAAGGCTGTGAGCTGTGTACAACAGTATGTCCTGTTAAAATTGTAAAAATGGATAAAAAGAGAATCAATGTAAAAGGCTATCATCCAGCAACTGTGGAGGAAATGGATAAATGTATTGGATGTGCCAACTGTGCAACCATCTGTCCAGACCTAGTAATCAAAGTGGAGAGAGATTAG
- the buk gene encoding butyrate kinase: MSEVYRILAINPGSTSTKIAIFDNEKPVFEEVLRHSTEELSQYKTVFDQYEFRKNVILDTLNEKGINITKLAAVVGRGGLLKPIAGGTYRVDEAMLEDLKVGVLGQHASNLGGVLAFEIACQLNIPPFIVDPVVVDEIQDIARISGMPELERKSIFHALNQKAVARRAAKDKGGDYQDFNFIVAHLGGGISVGAHEKGKVIDVNNALDGDGPFSPERAGGLPAGDFAKLCFSGKYTHDEIKKKLVGQGGLVAYLGTNDGREVVKMIEAGDERAEVIYKAMAYQVAKEIGGCSAVLKGKVDAIILTGGIAYDKIFTGWIEEKVSFISEVLVYPGEDEMIALTEGALRVLREEEEAKLYQ; the protein is encoded by the coding sequence AGCCATCAATCCTGGTTCAACATCTACAAAAATTGCTATATTTGATAATGAAAAACCAGTATTTGAAGAGGTTTTAAGACATTCAACAGAGGAGTTAAGTCAGTATAAAACAGTGTTTGATCAATATGAGTTTAGAAAAAATGTGATTCTTGATACCCTTAATGAAAAAGGCATTAACATCACAAAGCTTGCGGCTGTAGTAGGTAGAGGGGGGTTACTAAAGCCCATTGCTGGAGGAACCTATCGGGTAGATGAGGCAATGCTAGAGGATTTAAAGGTAGGGGTTTTGGGACAGCATGCATCTAATTTAGGGGGTGTGTTGGCCTTTGAAATCGCATGTCAGCTAAACATTCCTCCCTTCATCGTAGATCCTGTTGTAGTAGATGAAATTCAGGACATTGCAAGAATTTCAGGAATGCCTGAGCTGGAAAGAAAAAGTATCTTCCATGCCTTAAACCAAAAGGCTGTGGCTAGAAGGGCAGCTAAGGATAAAGGTGGAGACTACCAAGACTTTAACTTTATCGTAGCCCATCTAGGGGGAGGAATTTCTGTAGGAGCCCATGAGAAAGGTAAAGTAATAGATGTAAACAACGCCTTGGATGGTGATGGACCCTTCTCTCCAGAAAGAGCAGGAGGTCTTCCTGCTGGAGACTTTGCTAAGCTATGTTTCTCAGGTAAATATACTCATGATGAAATTAAGAAGAAGCTAGTAGGCCAAGGGGGTTTAGTTGCTTATCTAGGTACCAATGATGGTCGTGAAGTAGTAAAAATGATAGAAGCTGGGGATGAAAGGGCTGAAGTTATCTATAAGGCTATGGCTTATCAGGTAGCCAAGGAAATAGGAGGATGTAGTGCTGTATTAAAGGGAAAGGTAGACGCCATTATCTTAACCGGTGGTATTGCCTACGATAAAATCTTCACAGGATGGATTGAAGAAAAAGTATCCTTTATCTCTGAAGTGCTAGTATATCCAGGGGAGGATGAAATGATTGCCCTTACAGAAGGAGCCCTAAGGGTTCTTAGAGAAGAAGAGGAAGCTAAACTATACCAGTAA
- a CDS encoding 3-methyl-2-oxobutanoate dehydrogenase subunit VorB: MAKILMKGNEAIGAAAIKAGCKYFFGYPITPQNELPEFMSKELPKVDGVFVQAESEVAAINMVYGGAGTGARVMTSSSSPGIALKQEGITYIAGAELPCVIVNISRGGPGLGGIQPSQADYFQSTRGGGNGDYRVLVYAPASLQEAVDLVIEAFDVADYYRNPVMVVGDGMIGQMMEPVEFKEPATKRDLPVKDWATTGTEGKRKPNIINSLALDPEELEKHNIKLDKKYKEMEEKEVRYEMYKMEDAEVVMVAYGTTARIVKNAVDALEKEGIKVGLIRPITLWPFPHKAFKEIPATAKALLSVEMSMGQMIDDIKIANEGRLPVEFYGRAGGMIPTPEAIVAKVKDILGGGK; this comes from the coding sequence ATGGCTAAAATATTAATGAAGGGAAACGAAGCAATAGGAGCAGCTGCTATTAAGGCTGGATGTAAATATTTCTTCGGTTATCCTATTACACCACAAAATGAGTTACCTGAATTTATGTCTAAAGAGCTTCCTAAAGTAGATGGAGTATTTGTACAGGCGGAATCAGAAGTAGCTGCTATCAACATGGTATACGGTGGAGCGGGAACTGGTGCAAGGGTTATGACTTCATCTTCTTCTCCAGGAATTGCACTAAAACAAGAAGGTATCACTTATATCGCTGGAGCTGAGTTGCCATGTGTTATTGTAAACATTAGTAGAGGTGGTCCAGGTCTAGGAGGAATTCAACCATCTCAAGCCGACTATTTCCAGTCCACACGAGGGGGCGGAAACGGAGACTATAGAGTATTAGTATATGCACCTGCCAGCCTACAGGAAGCAGTGGATTTAGTTATAGAAGCTTTTGATGTAGCTGATTATTATAGAAATCCAGTCATGGTTGTAGGGGATGGTATGATTGGTCAAATGATGGAACCAGTTGAGTTTAAGGAACCAGCTACAAAAAGGGATCTACCCGTAAAGGATTGGGCTACAACAGGAACTGAGGGGAAGAGGAAGCCAAACATTATCAACTCTCTAGCATTAGATCCTGAGGAACTAGAAAAGCATAACATCAAATTAGATAAAAAGTACAAAGAAATGGAAGAAAAAGAAGTAAGATATGAAATGTACAAAATGGAGGATGCAGAAGTAGTGATGGTTGCCTATGGTACTACAGCGAGAATCGTTAAAAATGCTGTAGATGCCCTTGAAAAGGAAGGTATCAAGGTAGGACTTATTAGGCCAATTACCCTATGGCCTTTCCCCCATAAAGCCTTTAAAGAAATTCCTGCTACAGCCAAAGCTTTATTAAGTGTAGAAATGAGTATGGGACAAATGATAGATGACATCAAGATTGCCAACGAAGGTAGATTACCTGTAGAATTCTACGGTAGAGCTGGGGGAATGATTCCTACACCAGAGGCAATTGTAGCGAAGGTAAAGGATATTTTAGGGGGTGGAAAATAA
- a CDS encoding nucleotide-binding protein, with translation MLKDHRIRIIIGHYGSGKTEFAVNYAVNLAKEGKKVALADLDIVNPYFRSREKEDLLEGQGIKVIASYIKGSGSDLPAVTGDVLAPLQDKTYDVVLDVGGDSVGARALARYKEYWNYKDYDMFCVVNANRFETTTVEGVLQHIEGMEAASGAKVTGLINNTHLLRHTTVEEVLKGQELCEKVGNVLNIPIKYISVLEEITKDLPSHLEGTIMPIKMMMREDWM, from the coding sequence ATGCTAAAGGATCATAGGATTCGAATTATTATCGGGCATTATGGTAGTGGTAAGACAGAATTTGCAGTAAATTATGCTGTTAATTTAGCTAAGGAAGGGAAAAAAGTTGCATTAGCTGATTTAGATATTGTAAATCCTTATTTTCGCAGTAGAGAAAAGGAAGATTTATTAGAGGGTCAAGGCATCAAAGTAATAGCCAGCTATATTAAAGGCTCTGGGTCCGATTTACCTGCAGTAACAGGAGATGTATTAGCACCATTACAGGATAAAACCTATGATGTCGTATTAGATGTAGGTGGAGACTCCGTAGGAGCTAGGGCATTGGCAAGATATAAGGAATATTGGAATTATAAGGATTACGATATGTTTTGTGTTGTTAATGCCAACCGATTTGAAACAACAACAGTAGAAGGTGTCCTACAACACATTGAGGGGATGGAAGCTGCATCAGGAGCAAAGGTGACGGGACTAATCAATAATACCCATCTCTTAAGACACACAACTGTTGAAGAGGTTTTAAAGGGTCAGGAACTATGTGAAAAGGTGGGAAATGTGTTAAATATTCCTATTAAATATATTAGTGTCCTTGAAGAAATAACCAAGGACCTTCCTAGTCATCTTGAAGGGACCATTATGCCCATTAAAATGATGATGAGGGAAGATTGGATGTAA